A single genomic interval of Cellvibrio sp. PSBB023 harbors:
- a CDS encoding gluconate 5-dehydrogenase, with product MTHPLFDLTGKVAVVTGATHGLGMAMASGLASAGATLIINGNSSQEKIDNAVNEYRAKGFKAYGYKFNVTDEAQVVAAVDQIEKDHGPIDILINNAGIIKRTPLLEMTLEDFEEVIKIDLTGVFTMTRPVARKMVERRQGKIINICSMMSELGRNSVGAYAAAKGGLKMLTKNMATEWAKYNVQVNGIGPGYFATSQTEPIRVDGHPFNDFIISRTPAGKWGDPDDLQGATIFLASKASDFVTGQIVYVDGGILATIGKPSNEA from the coding sequence ATGACTCATCCACTATTTGATTTAACCGGAAAAGTTGCGGTAGTTACCGGTGCAACTCACGGTTTGGGTATGGCCATGGCAAGCGGCTTGGCAAGTGCCGGCGCCACCTTGATTATCAATGGCAACTCATCGCAGGAAAAAATCGACAACGCGGTGAATGAATATCGCGCAAAAGGTTTTAAGGCTTATGGTTACAAATTTAATGTAACTGATGAGGCTCAAGTCGTCGCCGCTGTTGATCAAATCGAAAAGGATCACGGCCCGATTGATATTCTGATTAACAATGCCGGCATTATTAAACGCACTCCATTGCTGGAAATGACGCTGGAAGACTTTGAAGAAGTCATCAAAATTGATTTGACCGGCGTGTTTACCATGACTCGCCCGGTTGCGCGCAAAATGGTTGAGCGCCGTCAGGGAAAAATTATCAACATCTGTTCAATGATGAGCGAGCTGGGTCGCAATTCAGTGGGTGCCTACGCGGCGGCCAAAGGTGGTTTGAAAATGCTCACCAAAAACATGGCGACCGAATGGGCGAAATACAATGTTCAAGTAAATGGTATTGGCCCAGGTTATTTTGCCACCAGCCAGACTGAACCAATTCGCGTCGATGGTCATCCGTTCAACGATTTTATTATCAGCCGTACCCCGGCAGGCAAATGGGGTGACCCCGACGATTTGCAGGGCGCGACTATTTTCCTGGCCTCCAAGGCGAGCGATTTCGTTACCGGTCAAATCGTGTATGTGGATGGCGGTATTCTTGCCACTATTGGTAAGCCAAGTAACGAAGCTTAA
- the kduI gene encoding 5-dehydro-4-deoxy-D-glucuronate isomerase yields MKVLEERFAVHLDDYKHYDTEKLRKHFLVQTIFTADQVEFTYTHYERLMVGGVMPVSTPVVLETYDQLKSEFFLARRELGAINIGGSGKVSVDGEIFEIGTKEALYIGRGAKEVIFSSDDSNNPAKFYLNSTPAHQTYPTKKVNKENSKVLHMGAGDTCNERDIYQLMISTVLDTCQLQMGMTELKPGSIWNTMPMHTHSRRMEAYFYFNIPDTHAVCHFMGPAEETRHIWVGNEQAVVSPPWSMHSGVGTANYTFIWGMAGENMDYTDMDFHKPSDLK; encoded by the coding sequence ATGAAAGTGTTAGAAGAACGTTTTGCCGTCCATCTGGACGACTACAAGCATTACGATACTGAAAAACTGCGCAAGCATTTTTTGGTTCAGACTATTTTTACGGCGGATCAAGTGGAGTTCACCTATACCCATTATGAGCGTTTGATGGTGGGCGGTGTTATGCCGGTTAGCACGCCCGTAGTCTTGGAGACCTATGACCAGCTTAAGTCCGAATTCTTTTTGGCGCGCCGCGAATTGGGCGCAATTAATATCGGCGGCAGCGGTAAAGTCTCGGTTGACGGTGAAATATTTGAGATAGGTACCAAAGAGGCGCTGTACATCGGTCGCGGTGCAAAAGAGGTTATTTTCAGCAGTGATGACAGCAATAACCCTGCAAAATTTTATTTGAACTCCACTCCGGCGCACCAAACCTATCCCACTAAAAAAGTGAACAAGGAAAACAGTAAGGTGTTGCACATGGGAGCAGGTGATACCTGCAACGAGCGCGATATTTATCAGTTGATGATCAGCACTGTATTGGATACCTGCCAATTGCAAATGGGCATGACTGAATTAAAACCCGGCAGCATTTGGAACACTATGCCAATGCACACCCATAGCCGTCGGATGGAAGCTTATTTTTATTTCAACATTCCAGACACTCACGCTGTTTGCCATTTCATGGGGCCAGCGGAAGAGACCCGTCATATTTGGGTGGGTAATGAGCAGGCGGTGGTGTCGCCACCTTGGTCAATGCACTCTGGTGTTGGTACCGCTAACTACACCTTTATCTGGGGAATGGCTGGTGAAAATATGGACTACACCGATATGGACTTCCACAAGCCCAGCGACCTGAAATAA
- the gshA gene encoding glutamate--cysteine ligase, translated as MSQRHGLSSELLRAFAEPSANASLRGILRGLEKESLRVTPQGTLAQTDHPLALGSALTHPHVTTDYSEALLEFITEPFDDVDPLLAQLDDIHRFTYQHLAASGERLWPASMPCTLGKDEEIPVARYGTSNSGRMKTVYRVGLGHRYGRSMQTIAGIHYNFSLPDDFWRALQQQAGNQQSLQDFKTERYFGLIRNFRRNFWLLIYLFGASPAVCSCFVKNRAHKLQPFPAAEQTMYLPYATSLRMGDLGYQSDAQKSLVVNYNNLNDYLATLCGGITQSYHAYEQIGVKDGQGNYQQLNSSLLQIENEFYSSIRPKRTTGRGETALQALRLRGVEYVEVRCVDLNPYEPLGITKTQMQVMDAFLLYCLLSDSPQTDEREFYQGQENQKRIVNSGRDPALCLQRGDQEVSMREWAAEILQGSMAAADLLDQAKGGSAHQQALALQQAKLADPELTPSARVLRDMTAAGQSFYAHTLALAEQQRAYFADRPLAADQQAVFAQMSASSLQAQALLEADQQLSFDQYLENYYAQYRGCGCST; from the coding sequence TTGTCACAACGTCATGGTTTATCCAGTGAACTGCTCCGCGCTTTTGCCGAGCCCTCGGCCAATGCCAGCTTGCGTGGTATTTTGCGCGGTTTGGAAAAAGAGAGTCTGCGTGTTACGCCACAGGGGACCTTGGCGCAGACTGACCATCCGCTTGCGCTGGGCTCAGCCTTAACCCACCCGCATGTCACAACTGATTACAGCGAAGCACTGCTGGAATTTATCACCGAGCCGTTTGATGATGTCGATCCCTTGCTGGCGCAGTTGGATGATATTCATCGCTTTACTTACCAACATCTGGCAGCCAGTGGCGAACGACTCTGGCCTGCGAGCATGCCTTGCACTTTAGGGAAGGATGAAGAGATCCCAGTGGCCCGTTACGGCACTTCCAATTCCGGGCGGATGAAAACCGTGTATCGTGTGGGGTTAGGGCATCGCTATGGCCGCTCCATGCAAACTATTGCGGGTATTCACTACAACTTCAGTTTGCCCGATGATTTTTGGCGTGCACTGCAACAGCAAGCTGGCAATCAACAATCGCTGCAGGATTTTAAAACCGAGCGCTACTTTGGGTTGATCCGCAATTTTCGCCGCAACTTCTGGCTGCTGATTTATTTGTTTGGCGCCTCGCCCGCAGTCTGTTCCTGCTTTGTGAAAAATCGTGCGCACAAGCTACAGCCTTTTCCCGCGGCAGAGCAAACCATGTATCTGCCCTATGCCACCTCGCTGCGCATGGGCGACTTGGGGTATCAGAGCGATGCACAAAAAAGTCTGGTGGTGAATTACAACAACCTGAATGATTACCTGGCTACCCTCTGTGGTGGCATCACCCAGAGTTATCACGCCTATGAGCAGATTGGCGTGAAGGATGGGCAGGGCAATTACCAGCAGCTCAACTCCAGCTTGCTGCAAATCGAAAACGAGTTTTACTCCAGTATTCGCCCCAAGCGCACCACGGGGCGTGGCGAAACGGCGTTGCAGGCACTGCGTTTGCGCGGTGTGGAATATGTAGAAGTACGCTGCGTGGATTTGAATCCTTATGAGCCCTTGGGTATCACCAAAACACAAATGCAAGTGATGGACGCGTTCCTGCTCTATTGCTTGCTGAGCGATAGCCCGCAGACTGACGAGCGCGAGTTTTATCAGGGGCAGGAGAACCAGAAGCGCATAGTGAATAGCGGGCGCGATCCTGCCTTGTGTTTGCAGCGGGGCGATCAGGAGGTGTCGATGCGTGAGTGGGCGGCGGAAATCCTGCAGGGCAGTATGGCGGCCGCCGACTTGTTGGATCAGGCCAAAGGCGGCTCAGCACACCAGCAAGCGCTGGCGCTGCAACAGGCTAAACTCGCCGATCCGGAATTAACGCCTTCCGCGCGGGTATTGCGCGATATGACGGCGGCAGGCCAGAGCTTTTACGCCCATACCCTGGCGCTGGCCGAACAACAGCGTGCCTATTTCGCTGATCGCCCGCTGGCTGCAGACCAACAGGCGGTGTTTGCGCAAATGAGTGCCTCATCCCTGCAAGCGCAGGCTCTGCTGGAGGCAGATCAACAACTCAGTTTTGATCAGTATCTGGAAAACTATTACGCCCAGTATCGCGGTTGCGGCTGTTCGACATAA
- a CDS encoding TonB-dependent receptor: MRKFTFNPLVLAMAACVVPVSTYAQDDSTLEEVVVTGSFRESLNNALNIKKNSSGFVDAIVASDIAEFPDNNLAESLQRVPGVAIQRSGGEGRGITVRGLGPTFTTVRLNGMETVATTGGTDAVGGNNRGRGFDFNTFSSDLFSSLTVRKTNSAEVQEGSLGATVDLKAAQPFDYDGFVLTASSSLGYNDLSEKTDPSAAFLVSNIFADGKFGALFSLSYSERQVQDDGTSTGRWSNAAGDRFNRRQLSSDATPVVIAASDEINTAFHPRLPRYDSYKHELERLGASLSLQFRPTDSTEISVDSLFAKFDATREETFFSTVLNGTIGSNAANPTMNMIVRDYEIANGNLVYADIDNARLWSENRFDEMSTDFSQTTVTLKQDFTDRFRAKAMIGTTKSDYDNPIQNTVIMIANGQDFTYDYRDYDSPVLTFGDSAYNKSSWVTSSIRQRPQATINENDAGTLAFEFDATESIKLKAGVDYKDFNFSTTESRINEGTQGVNIQSNADYIVEYDSGLGDGRNWLIPNRALIMSANNLFDAPLTKQYAAIYDINETTTGVYVQADFNFELAGVPVRGDIGVRRFETDQTAAGYDNAGTRLSVDHSYSDTLPSLNIVVEPIEDFLVRFAASEGIARAGLGALAPSTNVSVSGNAFTVSSGNPYLEPTKAKSYDLGFEWYFAEGASIGVTLFQKEIESFAQTARLSTTYTNLMAELGLSLDTMIAACGSNTSCTADADWGYSTQVNSPGGDLTGYEVSYQQPFTFLPGFWSNFGAIVSYTSVDSDLDYLNATTRLVERTSPLVNLSDETYAATLYYEQDNFGGRVSLVSRSDYLTTAVGRNGNYEEGTNGTLNIDATINYTINDNWKVTFEALNLTDEADDQWVGNMGSNERLSYYHQTGRQYYVGAQYKF; this comes from the coding sequence ATGAGAAAGTTTACGTTTAATCCACTTGTGTTGGCCATGGCAGCTTGTGTGGTGCCTGTGTCTACCTATGCGCAAGATGACAGTACGTTGGAAGAGGTTGTTGTAACTGGCAGCTTCCGTGAGAGTTTGAATAACGCGCTTAATATCAAAAAGAACTCATCTGGTTTTGTTGATGCAATTGTCGCATCAGATATTGCTGAGTTTCCAGATAACAACCTTGCGGAATCGTTGCAGCGTGTTCCGGGTGTTGCTATTCAGCGCTCTGGTGGTGAAGGGCGTGGTATTACCGTTCGTGGCTTAGGTCCAACCTTTACGACTGTTCGTTTGAATGGTATGGAAACTGTTGCCACTACTGGTGGTACAGATGCGGTAGGTGGTAATAATCGTGGGCGCGGTTTTGACTTTAATACCTTTTCTTCTGATTTGTTTAGCTCTTTGACTGTACGCAAAACAAATAGCGCTGAAGTGCAAGAGGGGTCTTTGGGAGCAACTGTTGATCTGAAAGCAGCGCAGCCTTTTGATTATGATGGCTTTGTGTTAACAGCTTCTAGTTCGTTAGGCTATAACGATCTTTCAGAAAAAACAGATCCCAGTGCTGCATTTCTGGTAAGCAACATTTTTGCTGATGGAAAGTTTGGCGCACTGTTTTCTTTATCTTACTCTGAGCGCCAAGTTCAAGATGATGGTACAAGTACCGGGCGCTGGTCAAATGCGGCGGGTGATCGTTTTAATCGTCGCCAATTAAGCAGTGATGCAACTCCAGTGGTTATTGCTGCGAGCGATGAAATTAACACTGCATTTCACCCACGTCTTCCTCGTTACGATTCATACAAACATGAGCTGGAGCGCCTAGGTGCAAGCCTGTCATTACAGTTCAGGCCAACTGATTCTACGGAGATTAGTGTTGACTCCTTGTTTGCAAAATTCGATGCAACTCGCGAAGAGACATTTTTCTCAACCGTTCTTAACGGTACTATTGGCAGTAATGCGGCAAATCCAACGATGAATATGATCGTTAGAGATTATGAAATCGCTAATGGTAATCTTGTCTATGCTGACATTGATAACGCTCGTTTGTGGTCCGAAAATCGTTTTGATGAGATGTCAACTGACTTCTCGCAAACAACAGTAACATTGAAACAAGACTTTACTGATCGTTTCCGTGCTAAAGCAATGATTGGCACAACCAAATCTGATTATGATAATCCTATTCAAAATACCGTTATTATGATCGCAAATGGTCAGGACTTTACTTATGACTATCGTGATTACGATAGTCCTGTGTTGACCTTTGGTGATAGTGCATACAACAAATCTTCATGGGTTACCAGCAGTATCAGACAGCGTCCACAGGCAACAATCAATGAAAACGATGCAGGTACTCTTGCATTCGAGTTTGATGCCACAGAGTCCATTAAGCTCAAAGCCGGTGTTGATTATAAGGACTTCAATTTCAGTACAACTGAAAGTCGAATCAACGAAGGTACTCAAGGTGTAAATATTCAATCGAATGCCGATTATATTGTTGAATATGATTCAGGTCTGGGTGATGGTCGTAACTGGCTTATCCCAAATAGAGCATTAATCATGTCAGCGAATAATCTTTTTGATGCGCCATTAACGAAACAGTATGCCGCTATCTATGACATCAATGAAACAACCACTGGTGTTTACGTTCAAGCTGATTTCAATTTTGAATTAGCCGGCGTACCTGTTCGTGGTGATATAGGTGTAAGACGTTTTGAAACTGACCAGACCGCCGCTGGCTATGATAATGCTGGCACTCGATTGTCTGTTGATCATAGTTACTCAGACACTTTGCCATCTCTTAATATTGTTGTAGAGCCCATAGAAGATTTTCTTGTTCGCTTTGCGGCATCAGAAGGTATTGCTCGTGCAGGTTTGGGGGCATTAGCTCCAAGTACAAACGTATCTGTTTCGGGTAATGCGTTCACTGTAAGTAGTGGTAACCCTTATCTTGAGCCAACGAAAGCAAAAAGCTATGACTTGGGTTTTGAGTGGTACTTTGCTGAAGGTGCAAGCATCGGTGTAACTCTATTCCAAAAAGAGATAGAAAGTTTTGCTCAGACTGCTCGCTTGAGTACTACCTACACCAATCTGATGGCTGAGTTAGGTTTGTCTCTGGATACAATGATTGCTGCATGTGGCAGCAATACAAGTTGTACTGCTGATGCTGATTGGGGTTACAGTACTCAAGTGAATAGCCCAGGCGGCGATTTAACTGGTTATGAAGTGAGTTACCAGCAACCATTTACTTTCTTGCCTGGTTTTTGGTCTAACTTTGGTGCGATTGTTTCCTATACTTCCGTAGATTCTGATCTTGATTATTTAAATGCGACAACTCGCTTAGTTGAGCGTACTAGCCCATTGGTTAACCTGTCTGACGAGACTTATGCCGCAACTCTCTATTATGAGCAAGACAACTTTGGTGGGCGTGTATCGCTTGTTAGCAGAAGTGATTATCTCACTACCGCAGTTGGCCGAAATGGAAACTATGAAGAGGGCACAAACGGCACTTTGAATATCGATGCTACGATCAACTACACCATCAATGATAATTGGAAGGTGACTTTCGAAGCTTTGAATTTAACTGACGAAGCTGATGATCAGTGGGTTGGTAACATGGGTAGCAATGAGCGCCTGTCTTACTATCACCAAACTGGCCGCCAGTACTACGTTGGTGCGCAATATAAGTTTTAA
- a CDS encoding flagellar basal body-associated FliL family protein has protein sequence MKRGKFEPVRNLIRRTLPSRWAVALCATLALPALASGGGHKGAAEGINYIPITPPLVVNYGGPGKSRYIKAELSIRSENATDANTVTHHLPLIRDKLVSILSAQTDEIVSSAEGKEYLRTYALAEINKALLQVQGLATAETSATTSATASTTPAAEPAPTVTTTATATALPVVTPVKGPASDLYFNNFVVQK, from the coding sequence ATGAAACGCGGTAAGTTTGAACCGGTGCGCAACCTGATTCGCCGAACGCTGCCAAGCCGTTGGGCTGTAGCACTGTGCGCTACGCTGGCACTGCCTGCACTGGCGTCAGGCGGTGGTCATAAAGGCGCCGCAGAGGGTATTAACTATATTCCCATTACCCCACCGCTGGTGGTGAACTACGGTGGCCCGGGCAAGTCGCGCTATATTAAAGCGGAATTGTCGATTCGCAGTGAAAATGCGACGGATGCCAATACAGTGACCCATCACCTGCCGCTGATCCGCGACAAGCTGGTCAGTATTTTAAGCGCACAGACAGATGAAATAGTCAGTAGCGCCGAGGGTAAAGAGTATTTGCGAACCTATGCCTTGGCGGAAATTAACAAAGCGCTGCTGCAAGTCCAAGGACTAGCAACGGCAGAGACCTCCGCTACGACCAGCGCAACCGCCTCGACCACACCGGCAGCCGAACCAGCACCAACCGTCACAACTACGGCCACAGCGACCGCGCTGCCGGTTGTAACCCCCGTAAAAGGCCCGGCGTCTGATCTGTATTTCAATAACTTTGTGGTGCAAAAGTAG
- a CDS encoding Rsd/AlgQ family anti-sigma factor, producing the protein MLENCKSAKERWGGVSEIIDRWLEERQQMLVQYCALSGLDQDLSDLQRGEKLRSFCQILVDYVSAGHFEVYDQLIKEGREFDDADALQEAGKLYDVVDTTTEKLLDFNDKYLETDDLSSLTNDLSLLGEALEVRFSAEDRLISVLHTSHKDLVN; encoded by the coding sequence ATGTTAGAAAATTGCAAAAGTGCCAAAGAACGCTGGGGCGGTGTGAGTGAAATTATTGACCGCTGGTTGGAAGAGCGTCAGCAAATGTTGGTGCAATACTGTGCATTAAGTGGGTTGGATCAAGACCTGAGCGACTTGCAGCGCGGTGAGAAATTGCGCAGTTTTTGCCAGATTCTGGTGGATTATGTATCTGCTGGCCACTTTGAAGTTTACGATCAGTTGATCAAAGAAGGGCGCGAGTTTGATGATGCAGACGCGCTGCAGGAAGCGGGCAAACTCTATGATGTTGTTGATACAACCACAGAAAAACTGCTCGACTTCAATGACAAGTACCTGGAAACCGATGACCTGAGTTCATTGACCAACGATTTATCGCTGCTGGGCGAAGCTCTGGAAGTGCGTTTCAGTGCAGAAGACCGCCTTATTTCGGTACTGCACACATCGCATAAAGATCTGGTGAACTAA
- a CDS encoding disulfide bond formation protein B — translation MSPSVRQTNLLIFIICTAMMLAAAYMEHVMKMVPCSLCITQRGFVVLTGLLALIAAIHNPADRGRRAYAIAGILSAILGACFAGRQLWLQSLPEDQVPACGPGLAYMFEVFPFMDALKLLLQGDGNCAHVDKILGLSLAAWTLMAFIALAGVNLYQTLRSTRRAWA, via the coding sequence ATGTCTCCCAGTGTGCGTCAAACCAATCTGCTGATATTTATTATTTGTACTGCCATGATGCTGGCTGCTGCCTATATGGAGCATGTGATGAAAATGGTGCCCTGTTCACTCTGTATCACCCAGCGCGGGTTTGTTGTGTTAACGGGGTTATTGGCATTGATTGCGGCTATCCATAACCCGGCGGATCGCGGGCGTCGCGCCTATGCGATTGCCGGTATCCTGAGTGCCATTTTGGGCGCTTGTTTTGCCGGTCGCCAATTATGGTTACAGAGCCTGCCAGAAGATCAGGTGCCAGCCTGCGGCCCCGGCCTTGCCTATATGTTTGAAGTTTTCCCCTTTATGGATGCCCTGAAATTGCTGTTACAGGGTGATGGGAACTGTGCTCATGTGGATAAGATTCTTGGCCTGAGCCTCGCCGCCTGGACATTGATGGCATTTATCGCCCTCGCTGGCGTCAATTTATACCAGACGCTGCGCTCTACGCGCCGTGCATGGGCATAA
- a CDS encoding glycoside hydrolase family 88 protein: MSLLLNSIASRKLIYGGLLLVAITGCSPEKASEQQTSAAAPAPATQGQYQVATAEISNANDFSLQQEPVYFSFYDLGIDSNDAAKLAVLVGDQVQASQSVDTDGDGALDGLLFVSDFAPAERKNFVISTDPAIVKPALKKQTQAEISIKEGGEWNGKVYEGGTFKNVDSVNPPPQYTDHSYWIRYEGPGIESDKVAYRIYLDWRNGFDIFGKRVSDVVLQNVGLDGYESYHHNEDWGVDVLKVGKSLGMGGFGFWNGKSVELVSQTESRSATLTNNGDIYSGFKINYNGWQVNNQKLDMTAHFAMNAGSRLVKVNLSKTERLPNMAIGLVKHPGTSLLQGNQDISGYAWTYVASWGKQSLSGENDHLGMAIIFRRDDRAQQTEDETSYVSVMKDKGGQLEYYFLAAWEHELDGVKTEAEFKAYLDREVLRLTKEPRVRFESTLSAEAKKKPLTADVALNWTKALADSELDRKTLNYHYQGWDENRRRPSKFEYDVVGLQIMALQALNEVSPDARYVDAAEKVTGSFIADDGHIHTFEPELFSIDLTKPGDVVMVLEQRTGEEKYRKAVDFLRENLKRHPRTSGGAFWHRSTYPNQLWLDGVYMGMPFLAQYAALYETGEQQHESFKEAVHEFVIAREQLRNPDTGLYYHAWDESKKAPWANKETGQASQYWLRGLGWYAMALVDVLDYLPESETELRKTMIDIAQELAADLVRYQDAETGTWWQILDKPGAIANYRESSGSAMFTYFYAKAVNKGYLPESYRDVAIKAYQGLINEFVTVHKDGKISMTDQCLVAGLGFGRDGSYDYYMTERIFSNDAKGNGPFIFAGVEMYKLLKQ, translated from the coding sequence GTGAGTTTATTGTTAAACAGCATCGCATCCCGCAAGCTTATTTACGGCGGACTTCTTTTGGTAGCAATCACCGGTTGCTCCCCCGAAAAAGCCAGTGAACAACAAACCAGTGCCGCAGCCCCTGCACCCGCTACCCAGGGTCAATATCAGGTGGCTACTGCTGAAATCAGCAATGCCAATGATTTTTCCTTGCAGCAAGAACCTGTTTATTTTTCGTTTTATGATTTAGGCATAGATTCAAACGATGCAGCCAAACTGGCTGTATTGGTAGGTGATCAAGTTCAAGCATCGCAAAGTGTCGATACCGATGGCGATGGTGCACTGGATGGCTTGTTATTTGTTTCTGATTTCGCTCCTGCAGAGCGTAAAAATTTTGTTATCTCAACCGATCCTGCAATCGTAAAGCCTGCGCTGAAAAAACAAACCCAGGCTGAAATTTCCATCAAAGAAGGTGGGGAGTGGAACGGCAAGGTTTATGAAGGTGGTACGTTTAAAAATGTGGATAGCGTAAATCCACCGCCACAATATACCGATCACTCCTATTGGATTCGCTATGAAGGCCCGGGTATAGAGTCCGATAAAGTCGCGTATCGCATTTATCTGGATTGGCGTAACGGTTTTGATATTTTTGGTAAAAGAGTCAGCGATGTAGTTTTACAAAATGTTGGCTTGGATGGTTATGAATCCTATCATCACAATGAAGATTGGGGTGTGGATGTATTAAAAGTGGGCAAGTCGCTCGGCATGGGCGGCTTTGGTTTTTGGAATGGTAAAAGTGTTGAGCTGGTATCCCAAACCGAAAGTCGCTCCGCCACCCTCACCAATAATGGCGATATTTATTCCGGCTTTAAAATTAATTACAACGGCTGGCAAGTGAACAATCAAAAGCTTGATATGACCGCGCATTTTGCGATGAATGCGGGAAGCCGTTTAGTGAAAGTGAACCTGAGTAAAACCGAGCGCCTGCCCAATATGGCAATTGGCTTGGTCAAGCATCCCGGCACTAGTTTACTGCAAGGTAATCAAGACATCAGTGGTTACGCGTGGACTTATGTTGCCAGTTGGGGCAAGCAAAGTTTGAGCGGTGAAAACGATCATTTGGGAATGGCAATTATTTTCCGCCGCGATGATCGTGCCCAGCAAACTGAAGATGAAACCTCTTATGTGTCTGTGATGAAGGATAAGGGCGGTCAGTTGGAGTATTACTTTCTGGCAGCATGGGAACATGAGTTGGATGGTGTTAAAACGGAAGCAGAGTTTAAGGCCTACCTTGATCGCGAAGTGCTGCGCTTAACCAAAGAGCCGCGTGTGCGTTTTGAATCCACATTGAGTGCAGAAGCGAAAAAGAAACCGCTGACCGCTGATGTTGCCTTGAACTGGACCAAGGCATTGGCTGACTCCGAGCTTGATCGTAAAACCCTCAATTATCATTACCAGGGTTGGGATGAAAATCGTCGCCGTCCATCCAAATTTGAGTACGATGTAGTGGGCTTGCAAATCATGGCATTGCAGGCGCTGAACGAGGTGAGTCCCGACGCACGTTATGTTGATGCAGCAGAAAAGGTAACGGGCAGTTTTATTGCCGACGACGGACACATCCATACCTTTGAGCCGGAATTGTTTAGCATCGACCTGACCAAGCCGGGTGATGTTGTAATGGTGTTGGAGCAGCGCACCGGTGAAGAAAAATACCGCAAAGCGGTTGATTTTTTGCGTGAAAATTTAAAGCGTCATCCACGCACTAGCGGTGGTGCCTTTTGGCATCGTTCTACTTACCCCAATCAGTTGTGGTTGGATGGCGTTTATATGGGGATGCCGTTCCTCGCACAATACGCCGCATTGTATGAAACTGGTGAACAGCAGCATGAAAGTTTCAAAGAGGCCGTTCATGAATTTGTTATCGCTCGCGAGCAATTGCGTAATCCCGATACCGGTTTGTATTACCACGCGTGGGACGAATCCAAAAAAGCACCTTGGGCAAATAAAGAAACTGGTCAGGCCTCGCAATACTGGCTGCGTGGTTTAGGCTGGTACGCTATGGCCTTGGTGGATGTGTTGGATTATCTGCCGGAGTCAGAAACTGAATTGCGCAAGACAATGATTGATATCGCACAGGAATTAGCGGCTGATTTAGTACGCTATCAGGATGCCGAGACGGGTACCTGGTGGCAAATTCTGGATAAGCCGGGCGCTATAGCCAACTATCGCGAATCCAGTGGCAGCGCGATGTTTACTTATTTCTATGCAAAAGCGGTCAATAAAGGCTATTTGCCTGAGTCCTATCGCGATGTGGCGATCAAGGCTTATCAAGGGTTGATCAACGAGTTTGTCACGGTTCATAAAGATGGCAAGATCAGTATGACAGATCAGTGTTTGGTGGCTGGTTTGGGATTTGGACGTGACGGCAGTTACGATTACTACATGACCGAGCGTATTTTTTCCAACGATGCCAAAGGCAATGGACCGTTTATTTTTGCCGGTGTCGAAATGTATAAATTACTCAAACAATAA
- a CDS encoding FKBP-type peptidyl-prolyl cis-trans isomerase, with the protein MFNKRLLVVGLMAATAGLIGCNKEETKSVDDSAKLTTLEQKANYIIGQNLGKNLQNGGLAIEPDSLALALADVRDGKESRISEEDMQKIMQEVQQKAMAKQEEEQKKLSEKNIAEGKKFLDENKAKEGVTTTESGLQYKVISEGKGAKPKATDIVTVHYTGKLIDGTEFDSSVKNGQPATFPLDGVIPGWTEALQLMPQGSKWEIVIPSELAYGAGGQGPIPPSSTLIFEVELLEIKAPEAAAE; encoded by the coding sequence TAAAGAAGAGACAAAATCGGTTGATGACAGCGCCAAGCTGACTACCTTGGAACAAAAAGCCAACTACATTATTGGCCAAAACCTGGGTAAGAATCTGCAGAACGGTGGTTTGGCAATCGAGCCGGACTCATTGGCATTGGCATTGGCTGATGTGCGTGATGGCAAAGAATCTCGTATCAGCGAAGAAGACATGCAAAAGATCATGCAAGAAGTTCAGCAAAAAGCCATGGCTAAGCAAGAAGAAGAACAAAAGAAGCTGAGCGAAAAAAATATTGCTGAAGGCAAAAAATTCCTCGATGAAAACAAAGCGAAGGAAGGTGTAACCACCACCGAAAGCGGCTTGCAATACAAAGTGATCAGCGAAGGCAAAGGTGCCAAGCCAAAAGCCACTGACATTGTGACTGTTCACTACACCGGCAAACTGATCGATGGCACAGAATTCGACAGCTCAGTAAAAAATGGCCAACCCGCTACTTTCCCATTGGATGGCGTAATTCCTGGCTGGACCGAAGCGCTGCAATTGATGCCACAAGGTTCCAAGTGGGAAATCGTTATCCCTTCAGAATTGGCTTATGGTGCTGGTGGTCAAGGTCCAATCCCACCATCGTCTACGCTGATTTTCGAAGTTGAACTGCTTGAGATCAAAGCACCTGAAGCAGCTGCAGAATAA